One Calditrichia bacterium DNA window includes the following coding sequences:
- a CDS encoding MFS transporter, producing the protein MSSQNLSIPKTISALRLSIADGLFAQMYVNLTGSVFLPAFALALNATPVQVGMLAAIPFFANTSQFLGSYLVERFQRRKLLTTGFSFVSRCMWIPVVLLSFWKGDSSPQFALYGLLVLVLTSAILASFSGIAWLSWMAGLVPADIRGRFFGLRNSLLGVVTVSVTLAGSRFLDVLPNWFPGISQLRAFEILFSFAVVAGMISSYLLTKKPELPTNFSVNTQFKKIYRAPLKNPDFRRLIEFSMIRSFATNIAAPFFIVYMLEDLQLSYSTIGIFTILTSLADLVGMWIWGHLSDQIGNKPVIVLVTIVTTFLPVCWLLTGPNDLTVFLLIPIFNLTGGFMWAGYNLCTVNLLFRMVPEEGNSAYFAFWSVLNGFCAGIGALVGGVMAKNFDLLMALIPFSVDFGYKLLFLISAMVRIIPLFLVFKIRENYGMPFVKAISVLRNVKSWGSLMGFNAPLHFFLPNRSDQDQPSPYWPLWRNPAARSRH; encoded by the coding sequence ATGAGTAGCCAAAATTTATCGATTCCTAAAACGATTTCAGCATTGCGTTTATCCATTGCAGATGGATTATTTGCGCAAATGTACGTCAACCTGACTGGCAGTGTATTTTTGCCCGCATTCGCTCTTGCTTTAAATGCCACACCGGTGCAAGTTGGTATGCTTGCAGCCATTCCTTTTTTTGCAAATACATCACAATTTTTGGGCTCTTATCTGGTTGAACGTTTTCAACGGCGTAAATTGTTGACAACCGGGTTTTCGTTCGTATCGCGATGCATGTGGATTCCCGTTGTTTTACTCAGCTTCTGGAAGGGAGATTCTTCTCCACAATTTGCATTATATGGATTGCTGGTTTTAGTGCTCACTTCTGCAATTCTCGCATCGTTTTCCGGCATTGCGTGGCTGTCTTGGATGGCCGGATTGGTGCCGGCAGATATTCGCGGTAGATTTTTTGGATTGCGAAACAGCCTGTTAGGCGTTGTTACAGTTTCGGTTACATTGGCCGGCAGCCGTTTTTTGGACGTGTTGCCGAACTGGTTTCCGGGAATTTCTCAATTACGCGCGTTCGAGATCCTATTTAGTTTTGCTGTTGTTGCCGGTATGATTAGCAGTTATCTGCTCACCAAAAAACCGGAATTACCAACAAATTTTTCTGTAAATACGCAATTCAAAAAAATTTATCGCGCACCGTTGAAAAACCCTGATTTCAGACGGTTAATTGAATTTTCAATGATACGCTCTTTTGCCACGAATATCGCCGCACCGTTTTTTATCGTTTATATGCTGGAAGATTTGCAGCTAAGTTACAGCACCATCGGGATTTTTACCATATTAACCTCGCTGGCAGATTTGGTTGGCATGTGGATTTGGGGACATTTATCCGATCAAATCGGGAATAAACCTGTAATTGTACTGGTTACGATTGTGACGACATTTTTGCCCGTTTGCTGGCTGTTGACGGGTCCGAACGATTTGACGGTATTTTTACTGATTCCCATTTTCAACCTGACCGGAGGTTTTATGTGGGCAGGCTATAACTTATGTACAGTAAACCTGTTGTTCCGGATGGTACCGGAGGAAGGGAATTCAGCATATTTTGCATTTTGGTCTGTTTTAAACGGCTTTTGCGCCGGCATCGGCGCTTTGGTTGGCGGTGTGATGGCCAAAAATTTCGATCTACTGATGGCGTTAATTCCGTTCAGCGTCGATTTCGGATACAAACTGCTGTTCCTGATTTCAGCAATGGTGCGTATAATTCCGCTTTTTCTGGTGTTCAAAATTCGTGAAAATTATGGAATGCCATTCGTTAAGGCCATCAGCGTTTTGCGAAATGTAAAATCCTGGGGATCGCTCATGGGATTCAATGCGCCGCTGCACTTTTTTCTGCCTAACCGCTCGGATCAGGATCAGCCAAGCCCATATTGGCCGTTGTGGCGAAATCCTGCAGCACGTTCACGTCATTAA
- a CDS encoding peptidylprolyl isomerase yields MATAKTGDTVRVHYTGKLIDGSIFDSSVNSEPMEFTIGDGRLIAGFDNAVNGMSIGQTKTINIPSDEAYGPRYDELVQIVDRSDLPEDMEPAIGQRLEAVQENGNVINVIVSQVEADKITIDANHPLAGEDLVFDLELVEIL; encoded by the coding sequence ATGGCTACAGCAAAAACCGGAGATACCGTCCGCGTTCATTATACCGGTAAATTAATTGACGGATCAATTTTCGACTCATCAGTAAACAGCGAACCAATGGAATTTACAATCGGTGACGGACGTTTAATTGCCGGATTTGACAATGCTGTTAATGGCATGTCAATTGGTCAAACCAAAACCATCAACATTCCCTCCGACGAAGCCTATGGGCCACGTTACGACGAATTGGTTCAAATCGTCGATCGCTCAGATTTACCGGAAGACATGGAGCCAGCTATCGGGCAACGCCTGGAAGCTGTTCAGGAAAATGGAAATGTTATTAACGTGATTGTTTCCCAAGTAGAAGCTGACAAAATAACCATAGATGCCAACCATCCCCTCGCCGGGGAAGATCTGGTTTTTGATCTTGAATTGGTGGAGATTCTCTGA
- a CDS encoding RNA-binding protein — MNIYVGNLAFNVSEDELRDTFEAFGAVESVKIIKDRMTGESRGFGFVEMQVSLEGETAIREMDGKEFKGRKLVVNEARPRTENSRGGGGGRSGGGGFRGGRGGSGGGRDRDRDGGGRGGNRRF; from the coding sequence ATGAATATTTACGTAGGTAACCTGGCGTTTAATGTGTCTGAAGATGAACTTCGTGACACATTTGAAGCTTTCGGTGCTGTTGAATCTGTAAAGATCATCAAAGACCGGATGACAGGCGAATCGCGTGGGTTTGGTTTCGTTGAAATGCAAGTTTCTCTCGAAGGGGAAACGGCAATTCGCGAGATGGACGGCAAAGAATTCAAAGGCCGCAAACTGGTTGTTAACGAAGCGCGCCCCCGCACTGAAAACAGCCGTGGTGGCGGTGGTGGACGTAGCGGCGGTGGCGGATTCCGCGGTGGACGCGGCGGCAGCGGCGGCGGTAGAGACCGTGACAGAGACGGTGGTGGTCGCGGCGGCAACCGTCGGTTCTAA
- a CDS encoding aldo/keto reductase, producing MIFRNFGTTGFNVSAIGYGAGTIGDHQIPEKVAETMLNTVLDAGINLIDTARGYGISEERIGKYISQRRNEFVLSTKVGYGIDGIPDWTYDCIIKGIEAALQRLQTDYIDIVHLHSCPIEILQKGEVIDALEKVRSDGKVRILAYSGENDALKYAVQTQRFQSVMASLNICDQRVIDHPLPAAKNQGMGFIAKRPVANAPWRFTQQPNGHYCEAYWLRWKKMGLQFDIGWQELALRFSAFTFGNDSCIVGTMNIDHLKENIAIVEKGKLPEEIVFSCRNAFRQHDQQWIGQI from the coding sequence ATGATATTTCGAAATTTTGGCACAACAGGATTTAACGTATCTGCCATTGGCTATGGCGCGGGGACTATCGGTGATCATCAAATCCCGGAAAAGGTTGCCGAAACAATGCTCAACACGGTTTTGGACGCGGGCATCAATCTCATCGATACCGCGCGCGGATACGGTATTTCCGAAGAACGCATCGGCAAATACATCTCCCAACGACGCAACGAATTTGTTTTATCGACCAAAGTTGGTTACGGCATCGATGGAATTCCTGACTGGACTTACGATTGCATTATTAAGGGAATCGAAGCTGCATTACAGCGGTTGCAAACCGATTATATCGATATTGTTCACCTCCACTCCTGCCCGATTGAAATTCTGCAAAAAGGCGAAGTGATTGATGCGCTGGAAAAAGTACGCTCGGATGGCAAAGTACGCATCCTCGCATATTCGGGCGAAAATGATGCACTAAAATACGCGGTCCAAACCCAACGCTTTCAAAGTGTTATGGCTTCGTTGAATATTTGCGACCAACGCGTTATCGATCATCCGTTGCCGGCAGCCAAAAATCAGGGAATGGGTTTTATCGCAAAAAGACCCGTTGCAAATGCGCCGTGGCGGTTTACCCAACAGCCAAACGGACATTATTGCGAAGCATATTGGCTTCGATGGAAAAAAATGGGGCTCCAATTTGATATCGGTTGGCAGGAATTGGCATTGCGTTTTTCCGCGTTTACGTTCGGAAATGACAGTTGTATTGTTGGCACAATGAATATCGATCATTTAAAAGAAAATATCGCGATTGTAGAAAAAGGCAAGTTACCGGAGGAAATTGTTTTCTCGTGCCGAAATGCATTTCGCCAACACGATCAGCAGTGGATCGGACAAATTTAA
- a CDS encoding T9SS type A sorting domain-containing protein — MFATCFRKATSFVFGTVILAVFPALSQIQVSQLVVGKESCDTLFAYTIASDLVCVNNTLSFLVDSTFLKKVSGMSFVIEIDHTEGVVLTNQSSDTVHAGDVFVVPISDYDNRQFLDLIATGTNSRFDFSYLYKGTPQVVGEPYNCLIDVGMTVLLCDNHVDTGGYVDTTQCVVQPATGIRGEPEVGPQNVILQQNYPNPFNPATQIEFSIETAETVSLRIFDLSGREVATLLNSNLPAGEHSVSFDATNFTSGVYFYVLRTGSGIFRTGKMQLVK, encoded by the coding sequence ATGTTCGCCACCTGTTTTCGCAAAGCAACCTCCTTTGTTTTCGGGACGGTAATATTGGCCGTTTTCCCGGCTCTTTCACAAATTCAGGTTTCTCAGTTGGTTGTCGGAAAAGAATCCTGCGATACACTTTTTGCATATACTATTGCGTCAGATCTGGTGTGTGTGAATAACACACTCAGTTTTCTGGTCGATTCAACTTTTCTAAAAAAAGTTAGCGGGATGTCTTTTGTAATCGAAATTGATCACACCGAAGGTGTTGTTTTAACCAATCAATCCAGCGATACGGTTCATGCGGGTGATGTTTTTGTGGTGCCGATTTCCGATTACGACAATCGGCAATTTCTGGATTTGATTGCCACCGGAACCAACAGCCGGTTTGATTTTAGTTATCTGTATAAAGGCACGCCACAAGTTGTCGGAGAGCCGTATAACTGTTTAATTGATGTTGGTATGACGGTGTTATTATGTGATAATCATGTTGATACCGGGGGATATGTTGATACGACACAATGTGTCGTGCAACCGGCAACCGGGATTCGCGGAGAACCGGAAGTGGGGCCGCAAAATGTGATATTGCAACAAAATTATCCCAACCCATTTAACCCTGCAACGCAGATCGAATTTTCAATCGAAACGGCTGAAACTGTTTCATTGCGTATCTTTGATTTGTCCGGGCGGGAAGTTGCCACATTATTGAATAGCAATCTGCCTGCCGGAGAACATTCGGTTTCGTTTGATGCAACCAATTTCACCAGCGGTGTTTATTTTTATGTTTTGCGCACCGGATCGGGCATATTTCGAACGGGAAAAATGCAGTTGGTCAAATGA
- a CDS encoding DUF3667 domain-containing protein: protein MDIPLQHLLSDFLDSVFTVDSRILRTFTLLISKPGELTERFIAGQRVRFVPPLKLYLFISLVFFFVLTLTDIQIFKVSNSSQKDSVTSSGNSSSIIINLDSTSTPQDSVAAKPDSSAKTIKEQFFSNLKKATQHSSMINTAIVHRLPQMMFLMVPFFAFLLKLLYLRRNQFYVNHLVFAFHFHSFAFIIFLMTLLFYWLTGQQAVTLLCVSVPIYLFVAMRRVYQQSKKRTLLKLFALTVSYWVILSVTMIIVAFAVIMFFE from the coding sequence TTGGATATCCCCCTCCAACATTTACTGTCGGATTTTTTGGACAGTGTGTTCACCGTCGATTCGCGGATTTTGCGAACCTTCACATTGCTCATATCCAAACCAGGCGAATTAACCGAACGTTTCATAGCCGGACAGCGTGTCCGCTTTGTGCCGCCGTTAAAATTGTATTTATTTATCAGTCTGGTGTTCTTTTTTGTTTTGACACTAACCGATATTCAAATTTTCAAAGTCTCAAATTCATCGCAAAAAGATTCAGTCACATCATCCGGTAATTCCAGTTCCATCATTATTAATCTCGATTCAACATCAACACCCCAAGACAGCGTTGCAGCTAAACCCGATTCATCCGCGAAAACAATTAAAGAGCAATTTTTCAGCAATTTGAAAAAGGCAACACAACATTCATCGATGATAAACACTGCCATCGTTCACCGACTGCCGCAGATGATGTTCCTGATGGTGCCATTTTTTGCCTTTCTATTGAAATTGCTTTATTTACGCCGGAATCAATTTTATGTAAATCACCTGGTTTTCGCTTTTCATTTTCATTCATTTGCGTTCATCATTTTTCTGATGACGCTTCTGTTTTATTGGCTGACCGGTCAGCAGGCGGTTACACTTTTGTGTGTGTCGGTGCCTATTTATTTATTTGTTGCGATGCGGCGGGTTTATCAACAATCCAAAAAGCGGACGCTACTCAAACTTTTTGCGCTTACAGTGAGTTATTGGGTAATTTTATCGGTCACGATGATCATCGTTGCCTTTGCAGTCATCATGTTTTTTGAATAA
- a CDS encoding dipeptide epimerase, producing MNIKTGIMDLQLKERWQISRGGLDTKQCVLVTLEKDGITGYGEASPNTRYGESVELTLERIHSVADIYRTHLPFHYREIKAELDEAITDQSCAKAALDMALLDWFGKKWDLPVYRIWGLNPVAAPLSTFTIGIASPEEIRRKVREAADFPLLKIKVGVDNDDEIIGAVRAETDKPLRVDANEGWTDRQLALEKIQWLATQNVEFVEQPMPAGSYDDVAWLRERSPLPLVADEDVKTAKDIPRLKGVYDGINIKLMKSGGLLEGLQMVHVARAMGLKIMLGCMIESALAISAAAQLAPLVDWADLDSNLLLSHDPFNGIRANEGKLRLTNQPGLGSNPR from the coding sequence ATGAATATCAAAACAGGCATTATGGATTTGCAACTGAAAGAACGGTGGCAAATTTCCCGTGGCGGACTGGACACCAAACAATGTGTGTTGGTAACGCTGGAAAAAGACGGTATTACAGGGTATGGCGAAGCCTCGCCAAATACGCGTTATGGCGAAAGTGTAGAGCTGACCCTCGAACGGATTCACTCAGTTGCGGATATTTACCGGACGCACCTCCCGTTTCACTACCGGGAAATCAAAGCGGAACTGGACGAAGCGATCACTGATCAAAGTTGTGCCAAAGCCGCGCTGGATATGGCGTTGCTGGACTGGTTCGGCAAAAAATGGGATTTGCCGGTGTATCGCATTTGGGGATTGAATCCGGTGGCTGCGCCGTTGAGCACGTTTACCATCGGCATCGCATCGCCGGAGGAGATCCGTCGAAAAGTTCGCGAAGCAGCGGATTTTCCATTGCTCAAAATAAAAGTGGGCGTTGATAACGACGACGAAATTATCGGCGCCGTTCGTGCTGAAACCGACAAACCCTTGCGGGTTGATGCCAACGAAGGCTGGACCGACCGCCAGCTTGCGTTGGAAAAAATCCAGTGGCTGGCGACCCAAAATGTGGAATTTGTGGAACAGCCAATGCCCGCCGGATCGTATGATGATGTTGCGTGGTTGCGCGAACGCAGTCCGCTGCCGTTGGTTGCGGATGAGGATGTGAAAACCGCCAAAGATATTCCCCGGTTGAAAGGCGTTTACGATGGCATTAATATCAAACTCATGAAATCCGGTGGTTTACTGGAAGGATTGCAAATGGTTCACGTTGCCCGCGCGATGGGGTTGAAAATTATGCTCGGCTGCATGATCGAATCTGCGCTCGCGATTTCGGCTGCGGCGCAACTCGCTCCGCTGGTGGATTGGGCAGATCTGGACAGCAATCTGCTGCTCTCTCACGACCCGTTTAACGGCATTCGCGCCAACGAGGGGAAGCTACGGCTGACTAACCAACCTGGGCTGGGCAGCAACCCGCGATAA
- a CDS encoding C40 family peptidase, which yields MIYKSKMLKFKSHAFRNLLMLLGAVFLFQCSTDTKIQEQFSQRVKQIGSQKIADRALDVFEAGLKKEGSKWQLTGETTVPGAYEAVVALADSLLGNNKYDNQLMQLPDAALGDSAFAIVKVSVTQLRDEPRHAAQIIDQTIMGRNLNLLRYERGWYLVQTDYDYVGWVDFTALHRTDAAGVRSWNDAADLIVSGLYPMVYSKPDDTSEPVADVVLNARLRPVGRSGKWLKVATPDGREGYILAENVKNIAEIPTGLPSEKLRPQLISTARRMMGVPYLWGGNSSKGNDCSGFTQTVFKTNGMQLPRDSRQQALEGIEIKPDENWSNVLPGDLLFFGNGKRVTHVGISLGGKEFIHQGGRVAVNSLDPASPVFSPYRSKSIMFIRRVVE from the coding sequence ATGATTTATAAGTCCAAAATGCTGAAATTCAAATCGCACGCTTTTCGCAATTTGTTGATGTTGCTGGGTGCTGTTTTTCTGTTTCAATGTTCCACAGACACCAAAATTCAGGAACAATTTTCGCAACGTGTTAAACAAATCGGCAGTCAGAAAATCGCGGATCGCGCTTTGGATGTTTTTGAGGCCGGATTGAAAAAAGAGGGCAGTAAATGGCAACTAACCGGCGAGACCACTGTGCCCGGCGCTTACGAAGCGGTGGTTGCTTTGGCGGATTCGCTGCTCGGCAACAATAAATATGACAATCAATTGATGCAATTACCGGACGCTGCACTCGGTGATAGCGCATTTGCGATCGTGAAAGTGAGCGTAACACAACTCCGCGATGAACCGCGACATGCGGCACAAATTATTGATCAGACAATCATGGGTAGAAACCTGAATTTGTTGCGATATGAGCGCGGATGGTATTTAGTGCAAACCGATTACGATTACGTCGGATGGGTCGATTTTACAGCGCTCCATCGCACCGACGCAGCCGGCGTTCGCAGTTGGAACGATGCCGCAGATTTGATAGTAAGTGGTTTATATCCAATGGTTTATAGCAAGCCAGATGACACCAGCGAACCAGTAGCAGACGTTGTGTTGAATGCACGGCTTCGCCCGGTCGGGCGCAGCGGAAAATGGCTGAAAGTTGCCACGCCGGATGGCCGGGAAGGTTACATTTTAGCAGAAAATGTGAAAAATATTGCCGAAATTCCAACAGGTTTGCCATCGGAAAAATTGCGCCCGCAATTAATTTCAACTGCCCGACGGATGATGGGCGTGCCATATTTGTGGGGTGGAAATTCCAGCAAAGGCAACGATTGCTCCGGTTTTACCCAAACCGTATTCAAAACCAACGGCATGCAACTCCCCCGCGATTCGCGGCAGCAGGCGTTGGAAGGTATTGAAATTAAACCGGACGAAAATTGGAGCAATGTGCTGCCTGGCGATCTGCTCTTTTTTGGCAACGGAAAACGGGTGACGCATGTGGGCATCAGCCTCGGCGGGAAAGAATTTATTCATCAGGGCGGCAGAGTGGCTGTTAATTCGCTGGATCCGGCATCGCCGGTTTTTAGCCCGTATCGCTCGAAATCGATTATGTTTATCCGGCGAGTGGTCGAATAA
- a CDS encoding DUF2892 domain-containing protein, whose protein sequence is MTVERFIRIIAGGFIMLSVVMFNAQNTGESIFASPNWLWFTLFVGANLFQSGITKWCPMDTILKKFGVKCTC, encoded by the coding sequence ATGACGGTCGAAAGATTTATTCGGATCATTGCAGGTGGTTTTATCATGCTATCGGTAGTTATGTTCAACGCGCAGAACACAGGTGAGAGCATATTTGCATCGCCGAACTGGCTGTGGTTTACCCTTTTTGTAGGTGCGAATTTGTTTCAATCCGGAATTACCAAATGGTGCCCGATGGACACGATTCTGAAAAAATTTGGCGTTAAATGCACCTGCTAA
- a CDS encoding ArsA family ATPase, which produces MSKRIILLTGKGGVGKTTCAAATALKTAAKGYKTLVISSDPAHSLADALDHPLGPEPVQISENLFAQEIDMYYSMKKYWGNMRELMLMVFKWQGIDEIAAEELAAIPGMGEASALLWVEQFYNSDEFDVIIIDSAPTGETLTFLTLPQATEWWLTKAFPFQKLAFQTVGLAVRKTTGIPLDKGYEELKTLFEKLQNVHDVLCNPEITAIRLVLNPEKMVIQEARRAYTYLQLYGYNVDAVIVNRVLPDSAKKDPGWQHYLDAQSKYLTEINNSFAPLPVLSVPHQQREVFGLELLEEIAKALYGENDPAEILHKESTYRITSNNDKYILKIHLPFVKTDDYKIEQFGDQLVIQVQNQRHHFALPNFLSYYKMSADNLVGDWLEITFFHE; this is translated from the coding sequence ATGAGCAAACGAATTATTTTATTAACCGGCAAAGGCGGTGTCGGTAAAACCACTTGCGCAGCCGCAACCGCGCTGAAAACGGCGGCAAAAGGGTATAAAACGCTGGTCATTTCTTCCGATCCGGCGCACAGCCTGGCCGATGCGCTGGATCATCCGCTGGGGCCGGAGCCGGTGCAAATTTCCGAAAACCTGTTTGCCCAGGAAATCGACATGTATTATTCGATGAAAAAATACTGGGGAAACATGCGCGAGCTGATGCTGATGGTGTTCAAATGGCAGGGCATCGACGAAATTGCGGCGGAGGAACTGGCGGCGATTCCCGGAATGGGTGAAGCCTCTGCGCTGCTGTGGGTCGAGCAATTTTACAATTCTGATGAATTTGATGTGATCATCATCGATAGCGCGCCAACCGGCGAAACGCTGACATTCCTCACGCTGCCGCAAGCCACCGAGTGGTGGCTCACCAAAGCGTTTCCGTTTCAAAAACTGGCGTTCCAAACAGTGGGATTGGCAGTTCGCAAAACCACCGGAATACCGCTGGATAAGGGATATGAGGAGTTAAAAACGTTGTTCGAAAAATTACAAAATGTTCACGATGTGCTCTGCAATCCGGAAATTACGGCGATCCGGTTGGTGCTCAATCCGGAAAAAATGGTGATTCAGGAAGCGCGGCGGGCATACACCTATTTGCAACTGTATGGCTACAATGTGGATGCCGTGATTGTCAATCGCGTGCTGCCGGATTCCGCAAAAAAAGATCCGGGTTGGCAACACTACCTCGATGCGCAGTCCAAATATCTCACCGAAATCAACAACAGTTTTGCGCCGCTGCCGGTGCTTTCCGTTCCGCATCAGCAACGGGAGGTGTTTGGGCTGGAATTATTGGAAGAAATTGCGAAAGCGTTGTATGGGGAAAATGATCCGGCAGAAATTCTTCACAAAGAGTCAACCTACCGTATCACGTCAAATAATGACAAATATATTCTCAAAATTCACCTGCCATTTGTGAAAACAGATGATTACAAAATTGAGCAATTTGGCGATCAGTTGGTCATTCAGGTGCAGAACCAACGGCACCATTTTGCATTACCCAATTTTTTGAGTTATTACAAAATGTCTGCGGATAATCTGGTTGGCGACTGGTTGGAAATTACGTTTTTTCACGAATAA
- a CDS encoding 1-acyl-sn-glycerol-3-phosphate acyltransferase, which produces MIEANKGIFDEHFDPDFAIDLVEHLMQHIDRLYFRSEFIGFDPPPERNDPERPLIFCSNHSGMAFPWDAIVFVSMLALRNGYDFKKSVRALTAPMLSMSTLMNPFLVENFWKRGGGVDASFLNFSTMMQYQESNLLVFPEGVPGIGKGFNKRYQLQRFATSFVRHAIKYRTDLIPYSTVNGEFINPLNVKSDFVNMLSQKVGIPFIPVGLMTLFVPLQPWLFYFGFPCKLTFVMGKRIKPYEMIDKPYEEITDDEFQEIADRIKEQMQTELNEAVKKYGKQPYRFRELFKLWRKNLRDLPYFMPLLWPSLFAEFDRLARKGRVQPLKINLYKGLKAHLKNPITFAFYIPLLGWIPILIRGYRERKQLSRK; this is translated from the coding sequence ATGATCGAAGCCAACAAAGGCATTTTCGACGAACATTTTGACCCGGATTTTGCAATAGATTTGGTCGAACACCTGATGCAGCACATCGACAGACTCTATTTTCGTTCGGAATTCATCGGTTTCGATCCGCCCCCCGAACGCAACGATCCGGAACGCCCGCTGATATTTTGCAGCAATCACTCCGGCATGGCGTTTCCGTGGGATGCCATCGTGTTTGTATCCATGCTGGCGCTTCGCAATGGCTACGATTTTAAAAAATCTGTTCGGGCGTTAACAGCGCCAATGCTCTCAATGTCCACATTGATGAATCCGTTTTTGGTCGAAAATTTCTGGAAACGCGGTGGCGGCGTGGATGCGTCATTCCTCAACTTCAGTACGATGATGCAATATCAGGAATCCAATCTGCTGGTTTTTCCCGAAGGAGTTCCGGGGATCGGCAAAGGGTTCAACAAACGCTATCAATTGCAGCGATTTGCAACCTCATTTGTGCGGCATGCCATCAAATACCGAACCGATCTCATTCCCTACTCCACCGTTAATGGCGAGTTTATCAATCCGTTAAATGTGAAATCGGATTTCGTGAACATGCTTTCCCAAAAAGTTGGCATCCCGTTTATTCCGGTTGGTTTGATGACCCTGTTTGTGCCATTGCAGCCGTGGCTGTTTTATTTCGGTTTTCCCTGCAAATTAACATTTGTGATGGGCAAACGCATAAAACCATATGAAATGATAGACAAACCATATGAAGAAATTACAGACGATGAATTTCAGGAGATCGCGGATCGAATAAAGGAACAAATGCAGACGGAATTAAACGAAGCTGTAAAAAAATATGGGAAACAACCCTATCGCTTTCGGGAATTGTTCAAACTTTGGCGAAAAAACTTGCGGGATCTCCCATATTTTATGCCATTACTGTGGCCGTCATTATTCGCAGAATTCGACAGGCTCGCCCGCAAAGGGCGGGTTCAGCCGCTTAAAATCAATTTATACAAGGGTTTAAAAGCTCATTTAAAAAACCCAATCACTTTTGCGTTCTACATTCCATTGCTAGGCTGGATTCCTATTCTTATCCGCGGTTACCGGGAGCGAAAACAATTATCTCGAAAATAA
- a CDS encoding helix-turn-helix transcriptional regulator, with amino-acid sequence MLTTDKLDAAAEMLKAIAHPTRIAIINLLENSNRLTVTEIFESLSIEQAVASHHLRILRDRGVLNSEKDGKNRFYYLKHDRLSQIIECIDKCTT; translated from the coding sequence ATGCTTACAACAGACAAACTGGATGCCGCAGCAGAAATGCTGAAAGCAATTGCGCACCCCACGCGCATCGCTATTATTAATTTGCTGGAAAATAGCAATCGCCTGACTGTTACGGAAATTTTTGAGTCGCTCAGCATCGAACAGGCTGTTGCATCTCACCATTTACGAATTTTGCGGGACAGAGGTGTGCTAAACAGCGAGAAAGATGGCAAAAACCGTTTTTACTATTTGAAACACGACCGGTTGAGCCAGATCATCGAGTGCATCGACAAGTGCACAACTTAA
- a CDS encoding DUF1566 domain-containing protein, which yields MENKVTRAVAIVQPPNSVVNTHHVLYRFRNKPVHNLDDQQASELLTKYHFYCTDQYHFPWANPSGESILHDFQLQHNGAVVSDLNTGLMWQRGGSGIDMDYNRAKRYLRRLNHGNFFGFGRLLNFTDWRLPTLEEALSLMSSDLSESGYIDPIFDKSQDYIFTADEDISNGRVWIVSYRGGFCYPKSPRYFVKVRAVRNI from the coding sequence ATGGAAAACAAAGTAACTCGTGCAGTTGCAATTGTACAACCGCCCAATAGTGTGGTTAACACCCATCACGTGCTTTATCGTTTCCGAAACAAACCCGTTCACAATCTGGATGATCAACAGGCATCCGAACTTCTCACAAAATATCATTTTTATTGCACCGACCAATATCATTTTCCATGGGCAAATCCCTCCGGCGAAAGTATTTTGCATGATTTTCAATTGCAGCACAACGGGGCGGTGGTTTCAGACTTGAACACCGGTTTGATGTGGCAACGGGGCGGCTCCGGAATTGATATGGATTATAACCGGGCAAAACGGTATCTGCGCCGCTTAAATCACGGAAATTTTTTTGGATTTGGCAGATTGTTGAACTTCACCGACTGGCGGTTGCCAACGTTGGAAGAAGCATTATCTTTGATGAGTTCTGATTTGAGTGAAAGTGGCTATATTGATCCGATATTTGATAAAAGCCAGGATTACATTTTTACGGCAGATGAAGATATATCGAATGGTCGTGTGTGGATTGTAAGCTATCGAGGCGGTTTTTGCTATCCGAAAAGCCCGCGATATTTTGTTAAAGTGCGGGCTGTTCGCAATATTTAA